DNA from Babylonia areolata isolate BAREFJ2019XMU chromosome 35, ASM4173473v1, whole genome shotgun sequence:
CTTAAATACATTGATTTGATCAGATATTGAATGTAAATCAGTGCAGAACTTATATTTATAACATGCTTACTCGTAATATGATACAATATTATCCTAATCCAAAGTGATGTAGAATTAATGATAAAAATTTACAGAACTAATCTTTATAACAAGTTTAGTTGTAATATGATGCTATATATCCTAATCAAAAAtgacattaaattttttttttttttaagttgatttAAAGaaggatattttttttctttcctcatggtTTTGATGCTGTCTTTTCGCTAACAAACTGACTGAGTCTTcacttttttatttcttatttttattttattgattgattgattggtttatttatcaattcattttattaatttatttatttatttttatttttattttttgcaaacaTCAGACGGCTGTtgctataagtgtgtgtgtgtgtgtgtgtgtgtgtgtgtgtgtgtgtgtgtgtgatgcatactTTCAGAATCCCACATTTGCCAAAGCAGGGCGGAGGAAACCCCAACAAGCACAGAGAGCAGTGGTGAAGACAGAACAGCAGCAAACAGGAGGCTGCACAGGCTGCGGCAGTGGATGTCATCACCTGGCctctgaaccaccaccacctcctctaccACCAACCCCCTGTcacagccaccacccccaccaccctacccttCAGGAGAGCTGGGCAGAGAGCGTGCAGTGCTGTCCACCGACACAAGCAGAGCAGAATTTGCCCTCACAGCAGAGACCATCTGCACAGCAGAGTTTATCCACACAACAGTGTTTATCTGCACAGCAGAGTTTACCTGCACAGCAGAACCTATCCACTGAGCAGAGTTTATCCACACAGCAGAACCTATCCACACAGCAGAGCCTACCCACACAACAAAGTTTATCCACACAGCAGAGTTTATCCACACAGCAGAGCCTCCACTCACAGCCGCTTGTGCCTAGTTACAGCCAGGAACATTTAGGGGTCAAAGGAGAGCTGCTGCCTCAGGCAGACAGTGAAAGACTGCAGGAGTATGGAACGGACATTCTTAGGCCGCCATCACTGGACTCGGCTGCAGGGAACAGTACAGACCCACCGTTACTCGATTCCCCAGGGATGAAGAACAACGTGGTGGATCAACGTTTGTGGGGTTCCTATCAGCACCTGTATTGTCCCCAGGaccagaagaaaacagaagagacGACAGAGCCGTGTGCAGAGAGACATCCTTCCCTGTCGCCACCCTCCAGTGTTGATGACTCTCCTCcttcccaagaagaagaagaagaaaccaaagaaGAACCTACGGACGCCAGTCAGGACAAAACCACAGGTAAAGGGAAAGGTGGCGGGAAAGGGAAAAGGGTGACAGCGCCCCAACAAACAGACCTGTTCTGTCGACCCTGCAACAAGCAGCTGTCCTCGCGCCAGGCCTTCGACCGCCACCTCCGCAGCCGGCTCCATgccatctccctcctcccaccgGAGGTGCAGGCCAGGCGGAGGCGCCGGAAGAAGGCGATCAACCCACAGCAGGCCAACCAGGACAAGAGTGTGTACATGGTGGTggtgcgggaggagggggtggagggggcacacGTGCAGGAGTACCAGTGCAAGGTGTGCGGCCAGGCCTTCGGCAGCCCCCAGGAGGCCAAGCAGCACCGGCGGCAGCACAAGGCGCGGGAGATGTGCCACCTATGCGGCAAGACCGTCAATGTGCGGGGCTTCCGTGACCACATGCTGCGGCACCGTGGGGAGCGCCGCCACAGCTGCGCCCTCTGCCCCAAGACCTTCATCAGCGCCGCCCTCCTGCGTGAGCATGCCATTGTGCACACTGGGGAGAAGCCGTACTGCTGTGAGGTCTGCGGCGCCTGCTTCCGCCACCGCCACACGCTCAAGTTCCACCTGCGCGCGCATGCTGGGGTCAAGGCCTACCGCTGCGGCCAGTGCGAGGCGGCCTTCACGCGGCCCCGGGGTCTCAGTGaccacatgcgcgtgcacactggGGAGAAGCCGTACGGCTGCGGGGTGTGCGGGCGTCACTTCTCCAGCTCGGGCAACCTGGCTGCGCACCGTCGCAAGGTACACAAGATGGCGCCGCTGCTTCCCAACGTGCCCTGCCGCCTGCTGATCAGCTGACGGGGGgaaggatgagggtgggggtgggggctgacgaGTAGGGGATGGTGCCTGGCTGTTGTTGCTTCAGGTTTTTGAAAAGAGTGGAGTTTTTTGAGGTTTCAGGGAGATGTCATCAAAGCATAAGGCCTGATCTGATTACCATGCCTACTTTAAAatgagcttttctttcttttatttaaaaaaaaaaatttttgttgttgttattatgccgttttctgtttctgttgttccaCCATCTGTTACCTTGCCAGTGGCATTGCTGTCATGCTTTTCAtcctggctccgcaactaagcaaTCATTGTTGACAGTATTGGGCTGAGTAGGTAACACATGGgtatgctgaatcagaacaggcactactgaacaccaccaaactggactcagcagcagtgcagggtctcctctggcttgtggcctcctggcgacctaacattgatgtttccctgtggactgccagcgctggtgtggctgtgtatgttgaACTCAAAACAAGCTGCATGGGA
Protein-coding regions in this window:
- the LOC143277933 gene encoding uncharacterized protein LOC143277933, yielding MFQSPLNFKKRESQQGRLTARTLLSLMAAGVMDVNPATSQPAQATESFRCNMGMFSPSFAQTAAYQRWRSIGGRHQLYTDEEIACFLMNCYEENLSSASLVKDMCMTCGSSLSLICLSCGQHVSTSDVTCHFGSSKNIGENPTFAKAGRRKPQQAQRAVVKTEQQQTGGCTGCGSGCHHLASEPPPPPLPPTPCHSHHPHHPTLQESWAESVQCCPPTQAEQNLPSQQRPSAQQSLSTQQCLSAQQSLPAQQNLSTEQSLSTQQNLSTQQSLPTQQSLSTQQSLSTQQSLHSQPLVPSYSQEHLGVKGELLPQADSERLQEYGTDILRPPSLDSAAGNSTDPPLLDSPGMKNNVVDQRLWGSYQHLYCPQDQKKTEETTEPCAERHPSLSPPSSVDDSPPSQEEEEETKEEPTDASQDKTTGKGKGGGKGKRVTAPQQTDLFCRPCNKQLSSRQAFDRHLRSRLHAISLLPPEVQARRRRRKKAINPQQANQDKSVYMVVVREEGVEGAHVQEYQCKVCGQAFGSPQEAKQHRRQHKAREMCHLCGKTVNVRGFRDHMLRHRGERRHSCALCPKTFISAALLREHAIVHTGEKPYCCEVCGACFRHRHTLKFHLRAHAGVKAYRCGQCEAAFTRPRGLSDHMRVHTGEKPYGCGVCGRHFSSSGNLAAHRRKVHKMAPLLPNVPCRLLIS